A single genomic interval of uncultured Pseudodesulfovibrio sp. harbors:
- a CDS encoding rubrerythrin family protein yields the protein MSKTVENLKDAFAGESQANRKYLAFAEKAESEGKPGVAKLFRAAAAAETIHAHAHLRLLKGIGSTEENLKSAIDGETYEFKSMYPEMMKDAEAEGENAVLRYFGFANEAEKIHAELYTAALEADGDTFADAEFYICSVCGHTQDGEPTEKCPICNAAPKAYKKVD from the coding sequence ATGAGTAAGACAGTTGAAAATCTGAAAGACGCTTTTGCCGGAGAATCCCAGGCCAACCGTAAGTATCTCGCCTTTGCCGAAAAAGCTGAGTCCGAGGGCAAGCCCGGTGTTGCCAAATTGTTCCGTGCTGCCGCTGCTGCCGAGACCATCCATGCCCATGCCCATCTCCGCCTTCTCAAGGGGATCGGTTCCACCGAAGAGAATCTGAAATCCGCCATTGATGGCGAGACATATGAATTCAAGTCCATGTATCCGGAGATGATGAAGGATGCCGAGGCCGAGGGTGAAAATGCCGTGTTGCGTTATTTCGGTTTTGCCAATGAAGCTGAAAAGATTCATGCCGAACTGTATACTGCCGCCCTTGAAGCCGATGGCGACACATTTGCCGATGCCGAGTTTTATATCTGCTCGGTCTGCGGCCACACTCAGGATGGCGAGCCCACTGAAAAATGTCCCATCTGCAACGCCGCTCCCAAGGCGTACAAGAAAGTCGACTAG
- a CDS encoding DMT family transporter, producing MKRSLTYTYVLLVLSMMLWGGTWVTGRMLAQSIHPMPAAFLRFTVASITLAFMCWRMEGRMPAFRRNQILPLLFIGATGVFSYSYFFFTGLQTTSAGRAALIVACIPVCISILSAVLYKEKFPPLRIIGALTSLVGVSVVIADGNPLALLSEGVSRGDFMILGCVASWTAYSLGGRSVMKTMSPLTAVTWSCIFGTIMLFPAAMMNGLPQDLMHATAIDWSCIIYLGALATGLAYFWYYDAISIIGASRSGIFINTVPVFAVVMGFFILDEPIHLSLLAGGTMVVTGVYLTNRP from the coding sequence ATGAAAAGAAGCCTCACCTATACCTATGTATTGCTTGTCCTCAGCATGATGCTGTGGGGCGGAACATGGGTCACCGGCCGCATGCTGGCCCAGTCGATTCATCCCATGCCCGCGGCCTTCCTGCGCTTCACGGTAGCCTCGATCACGCTCGCATTCATGTGCTGGCGCATGGAAGGACGCATGCCCGCGTTTCGCCGGAACCAGATACTCCCCCTCCTTTTCATCGGGGCCACGGGAGTCTTTTCCTACAGCTATTTCTTCTTCACCGGCCTGCAAACGACCTCGGCAGGACGGGCCGCGCTCATCGTGGCCTGCATCCCGGTCTGCATCTCCATACTCTCGGCAGTTCTCTACAAGGAAAAATTCCCGCCCCTGCGTATCATCGGGGCCCTCACTTCTCTGGTGGGCGTCTCGGTGGTCATCGCCGACGGCAACCCGCTCGCCCTGCTTTCCGAGGGAGTGAGCCGTGGTGATTTCATGATTCTCGGCTGTGTGGCGAGCTGGACCGCGTATTCCCTCGGCGGCAGATCGGTCATGAAAACCATGTCGCCGCTGACCGCCGTAACATGGTCCTGCATCTTCGGAACGATCATGCTTTTCCCCGCCGCAATGATGAACGGGCTGCCTCAGGACCTGATGCACGCCACGGCCATCGACTGGTCATGCATTATATATCTGGGCGCACTGGCGACAGGGCTGGCCTATTTCTGGTATTATGACGCCATCTCCATCATAGGCGCGTCACGCTCGGGGATATTCATCAACACGGTGCCGGTCTTTGCGGTCGTCATGGGATTTTTCATCCTTGACGAACCCATCCATCTCTCCCTGCTCGCAGGCGGAACCATGGTCGTGACCGGCGTCTACCTGACCAACAGGCCATAA
- the aprB gene encoding adenylyl-sulfate reductase subunit beta, which produces MPTFVNPEKCDGCKGGEKTACMYICPNDLMILDADEMKAYNQEPSACWECYSCVKICPQGAIEARPYADFAPMGGTSIPMRSAEDIMWTIKFRNGSVKRFKFPIRTTPEGSIKPFEGKPEPTDLDNELLFTESELVAPKATAMEEASVTEADLKKEWKMEDYANLV; this is translated from the coding sequence ATGCCGACTTTTGTTAACCCGGAAAAATGTGACGGCTGCAAGGGTGGCGAAAAGACCGCCTGCATGTACATTTGCCCGAACGATCTGATGATCCTGGATGCTGACGAAATGAAGGCTTACAACCAGGAACCTTCTGCTTGCTGGGAGTGCTACTCCTGCGTCAAGATTTGCCCCCAGGGCGCAATCGAAGCTCGTCCGTATGCTGACTTCGCACCCATGGGTGGTACCTCCATCCCGATGCGTTCCGCTGAAGACATCATGTGGACCATTAAATTCCGTAATGGCAGCGTGAAGCGCTTCAAGTTCCCCATCCGTACCACCCCTGAAGGTTCCATCAAGCCTTTCGAAGGTAAGCCCGAGCCCACCGATCTGGACAACGAACTTCTGTTCACTGAGTCCGAGCTCGTCGCCCCGAAGGCCACTGCTATGGAAGAAGCTTCCGTCACCGAAGCTGACCTGAAGAAAGAGTGGAAGATGGAAGACTACGCAAACCTCGTTTAA
- the sat gene encoding sulfate adenylyltransferase: protein MSNLVAPHGGKGLVCCLLEGAELEAEIKKAEGLKTLDISDRAKGDLIMMGIGGFSPLNGFMTKADWAGVCEKFLMADGTFWPIPITLDTDDEDVKVGDEVALKAADGTVYATMKVEEKFEMTEADKKWECELVYKGEGEDSADDKFWEVAMEDHPGVQMVMAQGKYNLAGPVKVLSEGDYAERFPGVYLTPTQIREEMTKRGWSKVAALQLRNPMHRSHEFLAKIAIEVCDGCVIHSLIGNLKPGDIPGDVRIKCIQTLIDNYFVPENVINAGYPLDMRYAGPREGLIHATFRQNYGINNMLIGRDHAGVGDFYGLFEAQDIFKRIPYVNEACPEPGKALLCQPMNIDWTFYCYKCDGMASMRTCPHGKEDRVILSGTKLRKGLSEGAEIPDHFGRDEVLVILRDYYENLTEKVEVKMQKAASGADM, encoded by the coding sequence ATGTCCAACCTCGTAGCACCTCACGGTGGTAAAGGTCTCGTCTGCTGCCTGCTCGAAGGCGCTGAGCTCGAAGCTGAAATCAAAAAGGCCGAAGGCCTGAAGACCCTCGATATTTCTGATCGTGCCAAGGGCGACCTGATCATGATGGGTATCGGCGGTTTCTCTCCGCTGAACGGCTTCATGACCAAGGCTGACTGGGCCGGCGTTTGTGAAAAATTCCTGATGGCTGATGGCACCTTCTGGCCCATCCCCATCACTCTCGACACCGATGACGAAGACGTCAAAGTGGGCGACGAAGTCGCTCTGAAGGCTGCTGACGGCACCGTCTACGCAACCATGAAGGTTGAAGAAAAGTTCGAGATGACCGAAGCCGACAAGAAGTGGGAATGCGAACTCGTCTACAAGGGCGAAGGCGAAGACTCCGCTGACGACAAGTTCTGGGAAGTTGCCATGGAAGATCATCCGGGCGTCCAGATGGTCATGGCTCAGGGCAAGTACAACCTGGCCGGTCCCGTCAAGGTCCTCTCCGAAGGCGACTACGCCGAGCGTTTCCCCGGTGTCTACCTGACCCCCACTCAGATCCGCGAAGAAATGACCAAGCGCGGCTGGTCCAAGGTTGCCGCTCTTCAGCTGCGTAACCCCATGCACCGCTCCCACGAATTCCTGGCCAAGATCGCCATCGAAGTGTGTGACGGTTGTGTCATCCACTCCCTGATCGGTAACCTGAAGCCGGGCGACATCCCCGGAGATGTCCGCATCAAGTGCATCCAGACCCTGATCGACAACTACTTCGTGCCCGAGAACGTCATCAACGCCGGTTACCCGCTTGACATGCGTTACGCTGGTCCCCGTGAAGGTCTCATCCACGCTACCTTCCGCCAGAACTACGGCATCAACAACATGCTGATCGGTCGTGACCACGCTGGTGTTGGCGACTTCTACGGCCTGTTCGAGGCTCAGGACATCTTCAAGCGTATTCCTTACGTCAACGAAGCTTGCCCGGAACCCGGCAAGGCTCTGCTCTGCCAGCCCATGAACATTGACTGGACCTTCTACTGCTACAAGTGCGACGGCATGGCTTCCATGCGTACGTGCCCCCACGGCAAGGAAGACCGCGTCATCCTTTCCGGCACCAAGCTCCGCAAGGGCCTGTCCGAAGGCGCCGAGATTCCGGATCACTTCGGTCGTGACGAAGTCCTCGTCATCCTGCGCGACTACTACGAGAACCTGACCGAAAAGGTCGAGGTCAAGATGCAGAAGGCCGCTTCCGGCGCAGACATGTAA
- a CDS encoding SlyX family protein — MEERIERLENIVSLQDRTMEKLSDTIFEQQQQITMLEKAMERLAGKLREMDAALDQGAGNDAPPPHYGR, encoded by the coding sequence ATGGAAGAACGCATCGAACGGCTGGAAAACATCGTTTCACTCCAGGACCGTACCATGGAAAAACTGAGCGACACTATTTTCGAACAGCAACAGCAGATCACCATGCTTGAAAAAGCCATGGAACGGCTGGCGGGCAAGCTCCGCGAAATGGACGCCGCACTGGATCAGGGTGCCGGGAACGACGCCCCGCCGCCGCATTACGGGAGATAG
- a CDS encoding LysR family transcriptional regulator, which produces MELYQLQTFLTVADEGHLTRASEKLHASQPTVSAHIKALEEELETRLFIRTPKGMRLTEAGERLRIKAAIVLQAVRELRLEARNLGDELVGDLSMGLNTDAEYLRMVPLLNSLGEEHPKITLQIQQKASTSIQGAIRDSSLDCGFIFGPPRYPEIHAVHLEVTQFYVAVPDIWKDRIAKGPAALSGIPWILDLSDNPLQGLVKPFFDANNIIPSTRLEVDGDEVIRVLVAAGKGISFLRKNELEAANRIGTVHAVPFEELSIDLHFVCLKRRDQDPVMQAVIDHVKKAWGLD; this is translated from the coding sequence ATGGAACTGTATCAACTGCAAACATTCCTGACAGTTGCCGACGAAGGCCACCTGACCAGAGCCTCTGAAAAACTCCATGCGAGCCAACCCACGGTCAGCGCGCACATCAAGGCACTGGAGGAAGAACTCGAAACCCGGCTGTTTATCCGCACTCCCAAGGGAATGCGCCTGACCGAAGCCGGGGAACGCCTTCGCATCAAGGCCGCGATCGTTCTTCAGGCAGTCAGGGAACTCCGGCTTGAAGCCCGAAATCTCGGCGACGAACTGGTGGGCGACCTCTCCATGGGGCTGAATACGGACGCGGAATATCTTCGCATGGTGCCGCTGCTCAATTCACTGGGCGAAGAACACCCGAAAATCACACTCCAGATTCAGCAAAAGGCGAGCACCTCGATTCAGGGGGCCATCCGCGACTCCTCGCTGGACTGCGGTTTCATCTTCGGCCCGCCCCGCTACCCAGAAATTCACGCGGTACACCTCGAAGTCACGCAGTTTTACGTGGCCGTGCCGGACATCTGGAAGGACCGCATCGCCAAAGGTCCGGCCGCCCTTTCCGGCATTCCGTGGATTCTCGACCTGAGCGACAACCCGCTTCAGGGACTGGTCAAACCGTTTTTCGATGCCAACAACATCATCCCGTCAACACGTCTTGAGGTGGACGGCGATGAAGTGATCCGCGTGCTCGTCGCTGCCGGAAAAGGGATTTCCTTTCTCCGCAAAAATGAACTGGAAGCGGCCAACCGGATCGGGACAGTGCACGCGGTACCGTTCGAGGAATTGTCCATCGACCTCCACTTCGTCTGTCTTAAGCGGCGCGATCAGGACCCGGTCATGCAGGCGGTCATCGACCATGTCAAAAAGGCATGGGGGCTGGACTGA
- a CDS encoding aminotransferase class IV: MIHYHNGAYSREPVPLDPAAPAFRYGAGFFETICYNGKKICHLHTHLDRLLHSLRAYRVQHETIDFEPVIQQVLNRNGLEGSPARINIFYPIENPEAHPVVMAVPYEPKPYKAFRVCLCKDRHVSTLNSVKTTSYMFFYLALKQARARGFDDAALTDFDNSLLETTTGAIVLEKDGDFVEMDTRFKLPSTALKLAHRVLDIIPRTVTIDDLPQYRHAYLLNSMIGMRPIVAIGETAFVPDEEACRKVSELVLEEEI, from the coding sequence ATGATCCACTATCACAACGGCGCATACAGCCGCGAACCCGTCCCGCTCGATCCCGCCGCACCCGCTTTTCGGTATGGAGCCGGTTTTTTCGAAACCATCTGCTACAACGGCAAGAAAATCTGCCATCTGCACACGCATCTGGACCGACTGCTCCACTCCCTGCGTGCCTACCGCGTACAACACGAGACCATCGATTTCGAACCGGTCATCCAGCAGGTGCTCAACCGCAACGGGCTGGAAGGAAGCCCTGCGCGCATCAACATCTTCTACCCTATCGAGAATCCCGAGGCACACCCCGTGGTCATGGCCGTGCCGTACGAACCCAAACCGTACAAGGCGTTCCGGGTCTGTCTCTGCAAGGATCGCCACGTCTCGACCCTCAACTCGGTCAAGACGACCAGCTACATGTTCTTCTACCTCGCCCTGAAACAGGCGCGAGCGCGGGGCTTTGACGATGCCGCCCTCACGGACTTCGACAATTCCCTTCTCGAAACGACCACCGGCGCGATTGTGCTGGAAAAAGACGGCGACTTCGTGGAGATGGACACCCGATTCAAGCTGCCGTCCACCGCGCTCAAACTCGCCCACCGCGTGCTCGACATCATCCCGAGAACCGTGACTATCGACGACCTGCCCCAGTATCGGCACGCCTACCTGCTCAACTCCATGATCGGGATGCGCCCGATCGTCGCCATCGGCGAAACCGCTTTCGTGCCGGACGAAGAAGCCTGCCGCAAGGTCTCCGAGCTGGTCCTTGAAGAGGAAATATGA
- a CDS encoding chorismate-binding protein produces MPKHSTFSASISQARFDAFAGHLIRTMDADCVLSASGYPAQTESVIGVTPVAELHFTESTTPDDIRRFCFHSPGIAMGFVSYTYGMLLRGVASGKPRDFPLGHLKKYAAVIEHAPRSGKAHISSADTALAQKLATLLAETPEAAPEYNIPGLPAEPPTASLDGPAYRAGVSETLERILSGYTYQLNLSTKLTWHCPDLDAPGLFMALRAKHPAPFYAWFTSDSHRVISTSPERFIRVENGAVLSQPIKGTLRFDKYSPELEAELTESPKESAELSMIVDLIRNDISANCEYGSVRVDNHKSVFAVDNLLQMYSDVRGILRGDRDCLDLFFDAFPGGSITGCPKLSSMEIIEELEPHSRGVYCGSCVVIRDARTMDSSITIRTAVHDTRSGRLASFAGSGIVVDSDPTNEYLETMAKAEKFLNLGAS; encoded by the coding sequence TTGCCGAAGCACTCGACCTTCTCGGCCTCAATTAGTCAGGCCCGATTCGACGCCTTCGCAGGCCATCTCATCCGCACCATGGATGCAGACTGCGTGCTGTCGGCGTCCGGTTATCCCGCGCAAACCGAATCCGTCATAGGCGTAACGCCCGTGGCAGAGCTGCATTTCACGGAGTCCACCACCCCGGACGACATCCGGCGGTTCTGCTTCCACAGCCCCGGGATCGCCATGGGCTTTGTCAGCTACACCTACGGCATGCTGCTACGCGGCGTGGCATCCGGCAAACCACGGGACTTTCCCCTCGGCCACCTGAAAAAATATGCGGCGGTCATCGAACACGCCCCACGGTCAGGCAAGGCCCACATTTCTTCAGCAGACACCGCGCTTGCCCAAAAGCTCGCCACACTCCTCGCAGAAACACCCGAAGCTGCGCCCGAGTATAACATTCCGGGCCTGCCTGCCGAACCGCCGACAGCATCCCTCGACGGTCCGGCCTACCGCGCAGGCGTGAGCGAGACGCTGGAACGCATCCTGTCCGGCTACACCTACCAGCTCAATCTTTCCACAAAACTCACATGGCATTGCCCGGACCTCGACGCACCGGGGTTGTTCATGGCACTGCGCGCGAAGCATCCGGCCCCGTTTTACGCATGGTTCACTTCCGACTCACACCGAGTCATTTCCACTTCACCCGAACGATTCATCCGCGTTGAAAACGGCGCGGTCCTGTCCCAGCCCATCAAGGGGACACTCCGGTTTGACAAATATTCCCCGGAACTCGAAGCAGAGCTAACCGAATCTCCCAAGGAAAGTGCAGAACTGTCCATGATCGTGGACCTCATCCGCAACGACATTTCCGCCAACTGCGAATACGGCTCCGTACGCGTGGACAACCACAAGTCCGTGTTCGCCGTGGACAATTTGCTTCAGATGTATAGCGATGTACGCGGCATCCTGCGCGGTGACCGGGACTGCCTCGATCTCTTTTTCGACGCCTTCCCCGGCGGATCGATCACCGGGTGCCCGAAGCTCAGCTCCATGGAAATCATTGAGGAACTGGAACCGCACAGCCGGGGCGTCTACTGCGGTTCATGTGTGGTCATCCGCGACGCACGCACCATGGATTCATCCATAACCATCCGCACGGCAGTGCATGATACCCGCTCCGGAAGGCTCGCCTCTTTCGCCGGAAGCGGCATCGTAGTGGACTCCGACCCGACAAATGAGTATCTGGAGACAATGGCAAAAGCTGAAAAATTCCTGAATCTGGGGGCATCATGA
- the aprA gene encoding adenylyl-sulfate reductase subunit alpha — protein MPLLPSKEASKGVALAEPEIIEKDVDILMVGGGMGNCGAAFEAMRWIEKVDPSITLELVDKASLERSGAVAQGLSAINTYCGDNDVDDYVRMVRTDLMGIVREDLIFDLGRHVDDSVHLFEEWGLPVWVKKDGKNLDGAKAKAEGLAIRNGADPVRSGRWQIMINGESYKCIVAEAAKNAIGEDRYVERVFIVKMLLDANEPNRIAGAVGFSTRENKVYVYKCNAAVVACGGAVNVYRPRSTGEGMGRAWYPVWNAGSTYTMVAQVGGEMTMMENRFVPARFKDGYGPVGAWFLLFKAKATNYKGEDYCETNRAMLKPYEDRGYAKGHIIPTCLRNHMMLREMREGRGPIFMDTKTALLNTVGGDLSGPEWKHLESEAWEDFLDMCVGQANLWAATNCAPEDRGSEIMPTEPYLLGSHSGCCGIWCSGPDEEWVPDSYKVKADNGKVYNRMTTVNGLWTCADGVGASGHKFSSGSHAEGRIVGKQMVRWVVDHKDFKPAPKENAADLAKEIYQPWYTYEENKAGSTDPVVNPAYITPHNFMMRLIKCTDEYGGGVATLYMTSKALLNTGFWLLGMMEEDSKKLAARDLHELMRCWEQFHRLWTVRLHMQHIEFREESRYPGFYYRGDFMGLDDSKWKCFCNSKYDPATGVTTVFKKPYVKIIPDA, from the coding sequence ATGCCTCTGCTTCCCAGCAAAGAAGCTTCCAAGGGTGTTGCTCTCGCCGAGCCGGAAATCATCGAGAAAGACGTTGATATCCTGATGGTCGGCGGTGGCATGGGTAACTGTGGCGCGGCTTTCGAAGCCATGCGCTGGATCGAGAAAGTTGATCCTTCCATTACCCTCGAACTCGTTGACAAGGCCTCCCTCGAGCGCTCCGGTGCCGTTGCACAGGGTCTGTCCGCAATTAACACCTACTGCGGTGACAACGATGTTGACGATTACGTCCGCATGGTCCGCACCGACCTCATGGGCATCGTCCGTGAGGACCTCATCTTCGACCTCGGTCGTCACGTTGATGATTCCGTCCATCTCTTCGAAGAATGGGGCCTCCCCGTTTGGGTCAAGAAAGACGGCAAGAACCTCGACGGTGCCAAGGCTAAGGCTGAAGGCCTCGCCATCCGTAACGGCGCCGATCCGGTCCGCTCCGGTCGCTGGCAGATCATGATCAACGGTGAGTCCTACAAGTGCATCGTTGCTGAAGCTGCTAAGAACGCCATTGGTGAAGATCGCTACGTTGAGCGTGTGTTCATCGTTAAGATGCTCCTCGACGCTAACGAGCCCAACCGCATCGCTGGTGCTGTTGGTTTCTCCACTCGCGAAAACAAAGTCTACGTCTACAAGTGCAACGCTGCTGTTGTTGCTTGTGGTGGTGCTGTTAACGTGTACCGTCCCCGCTCCACTGGTGAGGGTATGGGTCGCGCTTGGTACCCCGTCTGGAACGCTGGTTCCACCTACACCATGGTTGCCCAGGTTGGCGGCGAAATGACCATGATGGAAAACCGCTTCGTCCCCGCCCGTTTCAAAGACGGTTACGGTCCGGTCGGCGCTTGGTTCCTCCTCTTCAAGGCCAAAGCTACCAACTACAAGGGTGAGGATTACTGCGAGACCAACCGTGCTATGCTGAAGCCTTACGAGGATCGCGGCTACGCCAAGGGTCACATCATCCCCACTTGCCTGCGTAACCACATGATGCTCCGTGAAATGCGTGAAGGCCGCGGCCCGATCTTCATGGACACCAAGACTGCCCTGCTGAACACCGTCGGCGGCGACCTCTCCGGTCCCGAATGGAAGCACCTCGAGTCTGAGGCTTGGGAAGACTTCCTCGACATGTGCGTCGGTCAGGCCAACCTCTGGGCTGCCACCAACTGCGCTCCTGAAGACCGCGGTTCCGAGATCATGCCCACCGAACCTTACCTCCTCGGCTCCCACTCCGGTTGCTGCGGCATCTGGTGCTCCGGCCCGGACGAAGAATGGGTTCCCGATTCCTACAAGGTCAAAGCTGACAACGGTAAGGTCTACAACCGTATGACCACCGTCAACGGCCTCTGGACCTGTGCTGATGGTGTTGGCGCTTCCGGTCACAAGTTCTCCTCCGGTTCCCATGCTGAAGGCCGTATCGTCGGTAAGCAGATGGTCCGTTGGGTTGTCGACCACAAGGACTTCAAGCCTGCTCCGAAGGAAAACGCTGCTGACCTCGCTAAAGAGATCTACCAGCCCTGGTACACCTACGAAGAGAACAAGGCCGGTTCCACCGATCCTGTTGTCAACCCCGCTTACATCACTCCGCACAACTTCATGATGCGCCTCATCAAGTGCACCGATGAATACGGTGGTGGTGTTGCTACTCTGTACATGACCTCCAAGGCTCTGCTGAACACCGGTTTCTGGCTGCTCGGCATGATGGAAGAAGATTCCAAGAAGCTCGCAGCTCGTGATCTCCACGAACTGATGCGCTGTTGGGAACAGTTCCACCGCCTGTGGACCGTCCGCCTGCACATGCAGCACATCGAGTTCCGCGAAGAATCCCGCTACCCGGGCTTCTACTACCGCGGCGACTTCATGGGTCTGGACGATTCCAAGTGGAAGTGCTTCTGTAACTCCAAGTACGATCCCGCCACTGGCGTGACTACTGTCTTCAAGAAGCCTTACGTCAAGATCATCCCCGACGCCTAA
- a CDS encoding CoB--CoM heterodisulfide reductase iron-sulfur subunit A family protein has product MKPQLYSGGVKRMSNNSILVVGGGFAGITAALEAAEVGYEVYIVETNPYIGGRVAQLNQYFPKLCPPSCGLEIQFQRIKNNPNVKVITMADVASVSGSVGNYDVKITQRPRFVNEKCTACGECEKATSTKVESEFDFGTGSRGLAYKTHPFMFPMRYVVDADNASDTELAAIKNACPYDAVNLEDAEKTLELSVGAIVVATGWKPYDVSNLTNLGGGALKNVVTNMQFERLASPNGPTNGKIQRPSDGAEPKKIAFVQCAGSRDQNHLNYCSYICCMASLKHVRYVRERSDANVTVYYIDLRTPGRYDKFKSITEQDDKLSLVKGKVAAIVEDAAGNPIVTVENAITGIKTDEKFDMVVLATGMQPSLDGIPAPAGSVDADGFVIDGEGIFAAGCAKQPLDVMKTAQSGTAAAMKAIQTVVGR; this is encoded by the coding sequence TTGAAGCCTCAACTTTATTCGGGAGGAGTTAAGAGAATGTCGAATAACAGTATTCTCGTTGTAGGTGGGGGATTCGCAGGAATCACCGCCGCCCTCGAAGCTGCCGAAGTCGGCTACGAGGTCTACATCGTTGAAACCAATCCCTACATCGGGGGTCGGGTCGCACAGCTGAATCAGTATTTCCCGAAGCTGTGTCCTCCGTCCTGCGGTCTGGAGATTCAGTTCCAGCGCATCAAAAACAACCCTAACGTCAAAGTCATCACCATGGCTGACGTTGCGTCCGTTTCCGGCTCTGTCGGCAACTACGACGTGAAGATCACGCAGCGTCCCCGCTTCGTGAACGAAAAATGTACCGCCTGCGGCGAATGTGAGAAGGCGACTTCCACAAAGGTCGAATCCGAATTCGATTTCGGCACCGGTTCCCGCGGTCTCGCGTACAAGACACATCCTTTCATGTTCCCCATGCGCTATGTGGTGGACGCTGATAATGCGTCCGACACCGAGCTGGCTGCCATCAAGAACGCCTGCCCGTATGACGCCGTCAATCTTGAAGACGCTGAAAAGACCCTCGAACTGAGTGTCGGTGCCATCGTTGTTGCTACCGGATGGAAGCCCTACGATGTTTCCAACCTGACCAACCTCGGCGGCGGCGCTCTCAAGAACGTTGTCACCAATATGCAGTTCGAGCGACTGGCATCCCCCAACGGACCGACCAACGGCAAGATCCAGCGTCCTTCCGACGGTGCCGAGCCCAAGAAGATCGCGTTTGTGCAGTGTGCCGGTTCCCGTGACCAGAATCACCTGAACTACTGTTCGTACATCTGCTGTATGGCTTCCTTGAAGCATGTCCGCTACGTCCGTGAGCGCAGTGACGCCAACGTCACCGTGTACTACATCGATCTGCGTACCCCCGGTCGCTACGACAAGTTCAAGTCCATCACCGAGCAGGACGACAAGCTCAGCCTGGTGAAGGGCAAGGTTGCCGCCATCGTCGAAGATGCTGCCGGCAACCCGATTGTCACCGTCGAGAATGCCATCACTGGCATCAAGACTGACGAAAAGTTCGACATGGTCGTGCTTGCCACTGGCATGCAGCCCAGCCTCGACGGCATCCCGGCACCAGCCGGCTCCGTTGACGCCGACGGTTTCGTCATCGATGGCGAGGGTATCTTCGCCGCCGGTTGCGCCAAGCAGCCGCTTGATGTCATGAAGACCGCCCAGTCCGGCACTGCTGCCGCGATGAAGGCGATTCAAACCGTGGTAGGGAGGTAA
- a CDS encoding aminodeoxychorismate/anthranilate synthase component II yields the protein MNILLIDNNDSFTRNLEHLLVAAIAGAQVSVRPYADLPALDLDTPDLIVISPGPGTPADYPGYDRVFHAGKPVLGICLGMQIMNEYKGGKTGRLTGCVHGKAERIVWRDQERTVARYHSLHVTRVGDGLTIMAENRQGVPMCIGSRAERLLGYQFHPESFLTQDGETFIAEALDLLGLN from the coding sequence ATGAACATTCTGCTCATCGACAACAACGACAGCTTCACACGCAACCTTGAGCACCTGCTCGTTGCCGCCATTGCGGGAGCACAGGTGTCTGTCAGGCCGTATGCGGACCTGCCGGCCCTCGACCTCGACACCCCGGACCTGATCGTCATTTCACCGGGACCGGGCACCCCAGCCGACTACCCCGGATATGACCGGGTGTTCCATGCCGGAAAGCCGGTGCTCGGCATCTGCCTCGGCATGCAGATCATGAATGAATACAAAGGCGGAAAAACAGGTCGTCTGACCGGCTGCGTGCACGGCAAGGCCGAGCGTATTGTGTGGCGTGATCAGGAACGAACCGTGGCCCGGTACCACTCCCTTCATGTAACCCGTGTCGGCGACGGCCTGACGATCATGGCCGAGAACAGGCAAGGCGTACCCATGTGTATCGGCTCGCGCGCCGAAAGGCTGCTCGGATACCAGTTCCACCCGGAATCCTTTCTGACCCAAGACGGAGAAACATTCATTGCCGAAGCACTCGACCTTCTCGGCCTCAATTAG